The following are encoded in a window of Chionomys nivalis chromosome X, mChiNiv1.1, whole genome shotgun sequence genomic DNA:
- the LOC130867876 gene encoding 40S ribosomal protein S27 — MPLAKDLLHPSPEEEKRKHKKKRLVQSPNSYFMDVKCPGCYKITTVFSHAQTVVLCVGCSTVLCQPTGGKARLTEGCSFRRKQH, encoded by the coding sequence ATGCCTCTCGCAAAGGAtctccttcatccctctccagaggaggaaaagaggaaacacaagaaaaagcgCCTGGTGCAGAGCCCCAATTCCTACTTTATGGATGTGAAGTGCCCAGGATGCTATAAAATCACCACGGTCTTTAGCCATGCACAGACGGTAGTCCTGTGTGTCGGCTGCTCCACTGTCCTCTGTCAGCCTACAGGCGGGAAAGCAAGACTGACAGAAGGATGCTCCTTCAGGAGGAAGCAGCACTGA